One window of the Choloepus didactylus isolate mChoDid1 chromosome 23 unlocalized genomic scaffold, mChoDid1.pri SUPER_23_unloc1, whole genome shotgun sequence genome contains the following:
- the LOC119524871 gene encoding protein Bop-like isoform X2, translated as MGLSWGQWSPGSERPCSGGPVCVHRPSPWPLGVDFNWGPSSGSDPGTPDGFLWLLDRFLVCLGDSMSFRFEHHQDSLCYVCGVLEHLTGQARTWAAPNLEELFCQDLEEVIRDLSGFAMARESSQLSVVTQPPVLRQWLAPFSEALALGVRFLLGLPQPLQPPPLGLALTPLPQMPWTLHMVQVGGMWPAWPRTPVVPGQTVASPGAPTRHGSPPPAPARPPVRAPRRPVGRPRTAFLRGSPGPGTPAPALRVPARPGAHLEPADPEDGGHAGRPRGPVRDLAADAAPREPAPQPGPRPAAVPVGCCRGQERAAGHRAPRERGLLQELRPGRGAAALAARRAREGPRRGDDEDEEGLGETESPGPRAVPISCSEHVSMAGPAGQDSGPGPPYPPSPGARRASSVGPWPASCRLPGALPVGGAGRVAPRALMDTRRPRRVDSPGRCPRRVIAP; from the exons ATGGGCCTCAGCTGGGGCCAGTGGAGCCCCGGATCCGAGCGGCCCTGCTCTGGAGGCCCCGTGTGTGTGCACAGGCCCAGCCCATGGCCCCTCGGCGTGGACTTCaactgggggcccagctctggcTCAGACCCAGGCACCCCCGatggcttcctgtggcttctggaCCGCTTTTTGGTGTGTTTGGGCGATTCCATGTCTTTCCGTTTTGAGCACCACCAGGACAGCCTCTGCTATGTCTGTGGGGTCCTCGAGCACCTGACGGGTCAAGCCCGGACGTGGGCAGCCCCGAACCTTGAGGAGCTCTTCTGCCAGGACCTCGAGGAAGTCATCCGAGACCTGAGCGGTTTCGCCATGGCCCGTGAGAGCAGCCAGCTGTCCGTGGTGACCCAGCCGCCCGTGCTGAGGCAGTGGTTAGCGCCGTTCTCCGAGGCACTGGCTCTCGGCGTGAGGTTCCTCCTGGGCCTGCCCCAGCCGCTCCAGCCACCCCCACTTGGCCTGGCCCTGACTCCACTTCCACAGATGCCCTGGACTCTGCACATGGTGCAGGTGGGGGGGATGTGGCCTGCTTGGCCCAGGACCCCCGTGGTACCTGGGCAGACAGTGGCATCGCCAG GCGCCCCCACCCGCCATGGCAGCCCCCCTCCGGCCCCCGCCAGACCCCCAGTTCGTGCTCCGAGGCGCCCAGTCGGCCGTCCACGCACTGCATTTCTGCGAGGGTCCCCAGGGCCCGGGACACCCGCTCCTGCTCTCCGG GTCCCTGCGCGGCCTGGTGCACATCTGGAGCCTGCGGACCCGGAGGACGGTGGCCATGCTGGACGGCCACGGGGGCCAGTGCGTGACCTGGCTGCAGACGCTGCCCCCCGGGAACCAGCTCCTCAG CCAGGGCCGCGACCTGCAGCTGTGCCTGTGGGATGTTGCCGAGGGCAGGAACGTGCTGCTGGACACCGTGCCCCTCGAGAGCGTGGGCTTCTGCAGGAGCTCCGTCCTGGCCGAGGGGCGGCCGCGCTGGCTGCTCGCCGTGCCCGGGAAGGACCACGACGAG GGGACGACGAGGATGAGGAAGGGCTGGGGGAAACCGAGTCACCAGGGCCAAGGGCTGTGCCAATCAGCTGCTCCGAGCACGTGAGCATGGCCGGGCCGGCAGGACAGGACAGCGGCCCCGGCCCCCCATATCCGCCTTCCCCTGGGGCCCGCCGGGCGTCCTCCGTGGGGCCCTGGCCCGCATCCTGCCGGCTCCCGGGGGCCCTGCCGGTGGGCGGCGCTGGGCGGGTGGCTCCGCGGGCGCTGATGGACACGAGGCGCCCCAGGCGCGTGGATTCACCTGGCCGCTGCCCAAGAAGAGTCATAGCGCCTTAG
- the LOC119524871 gene encoding protein Bop-like isoform X4: protein MGLSWGQWSPGSERPCSGGPVCVHRPSPWPLGVDFNWGPSSGSDPGTPDGFLWLLDRFLVCLGDSMSFRFEHHQDSLCYVCGVLEHLTGQARTWAAPNLEELFCQDLEEVIRDLSGFAMARESSQLSVVTQPPVLRQWLAPFSEALALGVRFLLGLPQPLQPPPLGLALTPLPQMPWTLHMVQVGGMWPAWPRTPVVPGQTVASPGDALSLEGASAALPGRPHPPWQPPSGPRQTPSSCSEAPSRPSTHCISARVPRARDTRSCSPGPCAAWCTSGACGPGGRWPCWTATGASA from the exons ATGGGCCTCAGCTGGGGCCAGTGGAGCCCCGGATCCGAGCGGCCCTGCTCTGGAGGCCCCGTGTGTGTGCACAGGCCCAGCCCATGGCCCCTCGGCGTGGACTTCaactgggggcccagctctggcTCAGACCCAGGCACCCCCGatggcttcctgtggcttctggaCCGCTTTTTGGTGTGTTTGGGCGATTCCATGTCTTTCCGTTTTGAGCACCACCAGGACAGCCTCTGCTATGTCTGTGGGGTCCTCGAGCACCTGACGGGTCAAGCCCGGACGTGGGCAGCCCCGAACCTTGAGGAGCTCTTCTGCCAGGACCTCGAGGAAGTCATCCGAGACCTGAGCGGTTTCGCCATGGCCCGTGAGAGCAGCCAGCTGTCCGTGGTGACCCAGCCGCCCGTGCTGAGGCAGTGGTTAGCGCCGTTCTCCGAGGCACTGGCTCTCGGCGTGAGGTTCCTCCTGGGCCTGCCCCAGCCGCTCCAGCCACCCCCACTTGGCCTGGCCCTGACTCCACTTCCACAGATGCCCTGGACTCTGCACATGGTGCAGGTGGGGGGGATGTGGCCTGCTTGGCCCAGGACCCCCGTGGTACCTGGGCAGACAGTGGCATCGCCAGGTGACGCCTTGTCTTTGGAAGGGGCCTCTGCGGCCCTGCCCGG GCGCCCCCACCCGCCATGGCAGCCCCCCTCCGGCCCCCGCCAGACCCCCAGTTCGTGCTCCGAGGCGCCCAGTCGGCCGTCCACGCACTGCATTTCTGCGAGGGTCCCCAGGGCCCGGGACACCCGCTCCTGCTCTCCGG GTCCCTGCGCGGCCTGGTGCACATCTGGAGCCTGCGGACCCGGAGGACGGTGGCCATGCTGGACGGCCACGGGGGCCAGTGCGTGA